One window of Camelina sativa cultivar DH55 chromosome 4, Cs, whole genome shotgun sequence genomic DNA carries:
- the LOC104784186 gene encoding protein NAP1-like, which yields MAKSRQYYPSQDESMSPTSVRSREWEGPSRWTEYLGPEMASSVSSRSSKQLSSSDGHVQSSSGGSTKALNIQWVVQMIEVAEGLMAKMYRLNQILEYPDSVGHVFSDAFWKAGVFPNHPRICTLLSKKFPEHFSKLQLERIDKFSLDSLHDGAELHLQSLEPWIQLLLDLMAFREQALRLILDLSSTVITLLPHQNSLILHAFMDLFCAFVRVNLFAEKIPRKMLLQVYNLLHALSRNDRDCDFYHRLVQFIDSYDPPLKGLQEDLNFVSPRIGEVLEAVGPSIFLSADTRKLRNEGFLSPYHPRFPDILTNSAHPMRAQDLANVTSYREWVLLGYLVCPDELLRVTSIDIALVVLKENLVVTLFRDEYILLHEDYQLYVLPRVLESKKMAKSGRTKQKEADLEYSVAKQVEKMISEVHEQALQLCDTIHRERRILLKQEIGRMVLFFTDQPSLLAPNIQMVFSALALAQSEVLWYFQHAGIASSRSKAARVIPVDIVS from the exons ATGGCGAAGTCCCGTCAGTATTATCCTTCTCAAGATGAATCAATGTCTCCGACTTCTGTGAGATCGAGGGAATGGGAAGGTCCTTCTAGATGGACTGAGTACTTGGGACCTGAAATGGCTTCATCAGTGTCTTCTAGGAGCTCTAAGCAGTTGAGTTCTTCTGATGGACATGTTCAGAGTTCTTCTGGTGGTTCCACTAAGGCTTTGAACATACAATGGGTTGTTCAAATGATTGAGGTTGCTGAAGGTCTCATGGCTAAAATGTATAGACTCAATCAAATCTTGGAGTATCCTGATTCTGTTGGTCATGTTTTCTCTGATGCGTTTTGGAAAGCGGGTGTGTTCCCTAACCATCCGCGGATTTGCACTTTGCTCTCTAAAAAGTTCCCTGAGCATTTCAGCAAATTGCAACTCGAACGT ATTGACAAGTTTTCACTGGATAGCTTGCACGATGGTGCTGAACTTCACTTACAGAGCTTAGAGCCATGGATACAG CTGCTGCTCGACTTGATGGCATTTCGAGAACAGGCACTACGGCTTATATTGGACCTAAGCAGCACTGTAATTACTTTGCTG CCTCATCAGAACTCACTTATACTGCATGCGTTCATGGATCTCTTTTGTGCATTTGTCCGAGTCAATCTTTTCGCAGAGAAG ATTCCTAGGAAAATGTTGCTGCAAGTGTACAACCTTCTGCATGCGCTATCAAGAAATGATCGAGACTGTGACTTTTATCACCG CTTGGTGCAATTCATAGACTCTTATGATCCCCCATTGAAAGGCTTACAAGAAGATTTGAATTTTGTCAGCCCAAGGATTGGAGAG GTCCTGGAGGCTGTAGGACCCAGTATTTTTCTATCAGCAGATACAAGGAAGTTAAGAAATGAGGGATTCTTAAGCCCATATCATCCTAGATTCCCAGATATACTTACAAATTCTGCTCATCCCATG AGAGCGCAAGATCTTGCAAATGTTACGTCGTACCGAGAATGGGTGCTTCTTGGATATCTCGTTTGCCCAGACGAGCTTCTTCGTGTTACTAGCATTGATATCGCCCTG GTTGTGCTAAAGGAAAACTTAGTCGTGACTTTATTTCGGGATGAG TACATCTTGTTGCACGAAGACTACCAGTTGTATGTTTTACCCCGTGTGTTAGAATCAAAGAAGATGGCGAAGTCTGGTCGGACTAAACAAAAGGAAGCTGATCTAGAATATAGTGTAGCAAAGCAAGTTGAGAAAATGATCAG TGAGGTGCATGAGCAAGCACTGCAATTATGTGATACCATACACCGAGAAAGAAGAATATTGCTGAAGCAGGAAATAGGTCGGatggttttatttttcactGATCAACCAAGTTTGCTGGCGCCAAACATTCAG atgGTATTCTCTGCATTGGCTTTGGCCCAATCTGAGGTTCTCTGGTATTTTCAACATGCTGGTATTGCATCTTCAAGATCCAAGGCTGCTCGAGTGATACCAGTTGACATAGTAAGTTAA
- the LOC104784185 gene encoding probable arabinosyltransferase ARAD1 yields the protein IAIYVILNASVSRSLPSSSDLPRQLIREEEDDDQGRRAPVQPKVRVYMYNLPTRFTYGVIEQHSITRGGIKKPVDDVTALKYPGHQHMHEWYLFSDLNRPEVDRSGSPIARVLDPADADLFYVPVFSSLSLIVNAGRPVEPGSGYSDEKMQEGLMEWLEGQEWWRRNGGRDHMIPAGDPNALYRILDRVKNAVLLVADFGRLRPDQGSFVKDVVIPYSHRVNIFNGEIGVEARNTLLFFMGNRYRKDGGKVRDLLFQVLEKEGDVTIKHGTQSRENRRAATKGMHTSKFCLNPAGDTPSACRLFDSIVSLCVPVVVSDSIELPFEDVIDYRKFSIFVEANAALQPGFLVKMLRKIKTKKILEYQREMRSVTRYFDYDNPNGAVKEIWRQVSQKLPLIKLMSNRDRRLVLRNVTEPNCSCLCTNQTGLITSI from the exons ATCGCAATCTATGTAATTCTCAACGCCTCCGTGAGCCGTTCGCTCCCTTCCTCATCCGATCTCCCTCGCCAGCTAATccgcgaagaagaagatgatgatcaaggACGTCGTGCTCCGGTTCAGCCTAAGGTTAGGGTTTACATGTACAATCTCCCCACAAGATTCACTTACGGTGTCATCGAGCAGCACTCAATCACTCGCGGCGGAATCAAGAAGCCCGTCGATGACGTCACCGCGCTCAAGTATCCGGGTCATCAACATATGCACGAGTGGTATCTTTTCTCGGATCTGAACCGACCCGAAGTCGACCGATCCGGGTCTCCGATTGCCCGTGTCTTGGATCCCGCCGACGCTGATCTCTTCTACGTCCCGGTGTTCTCTTCCCTCAGCTTAATTGTGAATGCGGGTCGACCCGTTGAACCCGGATCCGGTTACAGCGATGAGAAGATGCAGGAAGGGTTGATGGAGTGGCTTGAGGGTCAAGAGTGGTGGAGGAGGAACGGTGGGCGAGATCACATGATACCCGCCGGTGATCCTAATGCCTTGTATCGGATCTTGGACCGGGTCAAGAATGCGGTTCTGCTCGTGGCGGATTTTGGGAGGCTGAGACCTGATCAAGGATCCTTCGTCAAGGATGTGGTGATACCTTACTCTCATAGGGTCAATATCTTCAATGGGGAAATTGGAGTTGAGGCTCGCAACACATTGCTCTTCTTCATGGGAAATCGATATCGCAAAGAT GGTGGAAAAGTTCGTGATTTGCTATTCCAAGTTCTTGAAAAGGAAGGAGATGTAACAATAAAACATGGAACTCAATCCAGGGAAAACCGACGAGCTGCTACGAAAGGAATGCATACTTCAAAGTTCTGTCTAAATCCTGCGGGTGACACCCCATCCGCCTGCAGACTCTTTGACTCCATTGTCAGTTTGTGTGTGCCCGTGGTTGTTAGCGATAGCATTGAGTTACCATTTGAAGATGTTATAGATTATAGAAAGTTTTCGATTTTTGTCGAGGCAAATGCAGCTCTGCAGCCTGGATTTTTGGTTAAGATGCTGAGGAAGATAAAAACCAAGAAGATCCTGGAGTATCAGAGAGAGATGAGATCG GTAACACGGTATTTTGACTATGATAACCCAAATGGAGCAGTGAAGGAAATTTGGCGTCAAGTCTCGCAGAAGTTACCGCTCATCAAGCTAATGAGCAACCGTGACAGACGCCTCGTCCTAAGAAACGTAACCGAACCAAACTGCTCATGTCTATGCACAAACCAAACCGGTCTTATCACTTCCATTTAA
- the LOC104781911 gene encoding glycine cleavage system H protein 2, mitochondrial-like yields MALRLLWASRVASHLRISVAQRGFASAVLKDLKYADSHEWVKIEGNKATFGITDHAQDHLGDVVYVELPDVGLSVSQGKSFGAVESVKATSDINSPVSGTVVEVNKELSESPGLVNSSPYEQGWIVKVELSDAGEAEKLMDSDKYSKFCEEEDAKH; encoded by the exons ATGGCTTTGAGATTATTGTGGGCGTCTAGGGTTGCTTCTCATCTAAGGATCTCCGTTGCTCAACGAGGGTTTGCTTCCG CGGTTTTGAAGGATCTGAAATATGCTGATTCACATGAATGGGTGAAGATAGAGGGGAATAAAGCAACCTTTGGTATAACGGATCACGCGCAGGACCATTTAGGAGATGTGGTCTATGTGGAGTTACCTGATGTGGGACTTTCAGTGTCACAAGGGAAGAGTTTTGGAGCGGTGGAAAGTGTGAAAGCAACTAGCGATATCAATTCTCCAGTCTCGGGTACGGTGGTTGAAGTCAACAAGGAGCTGAGTGAGTCGCCTGGATTG GTGAACTCGAGCCCATATGAACAAGGATGGATCGTAAAAGTGGAGCTGAGTGATGCAGGCGAGGCAGAGAAGCTGATGGATTCAGACAAGTACTCTAAGTtctgcgaagaagaagatgccaaGCACTGA
- the LOC104781910 gene encoding protein NAP1-like, with the protein MAKSGRTKQKEADLEYSVAKQVEKMISEVHEQALQLCDTIHRERRILLKQEIGRMVLFFTDQPSLLAPNIQMVFSALALAQSEVLWYFQHAGIASSRSKAARVIPVDIDPNDPTIGFLLDGMDRLCCLVRKYISAARGYALSYLSSSAGRIRYLMGTPGIVALDLDPTLKGLFQRIVQHLENILKAQGENVSAITCDLSEFRKDWLSILMIVTSSRSSINIRHLEKATVSTGKEGLLSEGNAAYNWSRCVDELESQLSKHGSLKKLYFYHQHLTTVFRNTMFGPEGRPQHCCAWLSVASSFPECASLIIPEEVTKFGRDAVLYVESLIESIMGGLEGLINILDSEGGFGALESQLLPEQAAAYLNNASRISAPSMKSPRVVGGFTLPGHESYPENNKSIKMLEAAIQRLTNLCSILNDMEPICVINHVFVLREYMRECILGNFKRRFLTALQTDNDLQRPSVLESLIRRHMSIVHLAEQHVSMDLTQGIREILLTEAFSGPVSSLHTFEKPAEPQQNTGSAVEVVCNWYMDNIIKDVSGAGILFAPRHKYFKSTRPVGGYFAESVTDVKELQAFVRIFGGYGVDRLDRMMKVHTAALVNCIETSLRSNRELIEAAAASMHSGDRVERDASVRQIVDLDTVIGFCIEAGQALAFDELLAEASGAVLEDNASLIHSMISGIVEHIPEEIPEKNEIRRIKGVANGVGVAGDHDSEWVRLILEEVGGANDNSWSLLPYFFASFMTSNAWNTTGFNIETGGFSNNIHCLARCISAVIAGSEYVRLQREYLQQHQSLSNGHHSSENLDSEFQPRVTAEASIKSAMLLFVKFAASIVLDSWSEANRSHLVAKLIFLDQLCEISPYLPRSSLESHVPYTILRSIYTQYYSNTPSTPLATASPYHSPSVSLIHASPSMKNPTTPQRGSGSGSSSSAAAPDSGYFKGSSSSLYGQEHYMEPETGNSRNNENNNNNKQRGSSRRSGPLDYSSHKGGSGSNSTGPSPLPRFAVSRSGPISYKQHN; encoded by the exons ATGGCGAAGTCTGGTCGGACTAAACAAAAGGAAGCTGATCTAGAATATAGTGTAGCAAAGCAAGTTGAGAAAATGATCAG TGAGGTGCATGAGCAAGCACTGCAATTATGTGATACCATACACCGAGAAAGGAGAATATTGCTGAAGCAGGAAATAGGTCGGatggttttatttttcactGATCAACCAAGTTTGCTGGCGCCAAACATTCAG atgGTATTCTCTGCATTGGCTTTGGCCCAATCTGAGGTTCTCTGGTATTTTCAACATGCTGGTATTGCATCTTCAAGATCCAAGGCTGCTCGAGTGATACCAGTTGACATA GATCCAAATGATCCTACCATTGGCTTCCTGCTCGACGGAATGGACCGTCTCTGCTGTTTAGTGCGCAAGTACATCTCAG CTGCTCGAGGTTATGCACTATCATACCTTTCTTCATCTGCTGGAAGGATTCGTTACCTGATGGGCACTCCTGGAATTGTGGCTCTGGACCTTGATCCTACCTTGAAAGGCCTTTTCCAGCGTATTGTGCAACATCTCGAAAATATACTCAAAGCGCAGGGAGAAAATGTTTCTGCAATCACATGTGACCTATCT GAATTCCGGAAAGATTGGTTGTCCATTCTGATGATTGTCACTTCTTCTCGATCATCGATAAACATCAGGCATCTGGAAAAAGCCACTGTCTCTACTGGGAAGGAGGGCTTGCTATCGGAAGGAAATGCTGCATATAATTGGTCCAG ATGTGTTGATGAGTTGGAGTCTCAATTATCAAAGCATGGAAGTCTGAAGAAATTATATTTCTACCATCAACACCTCACAACT GTTTTCAGAAATACAATGTTTGGACCAGAAGGACGTCCTCAGCATTGTTGTGCATGGCTCAGTGTGGCTAGTAGTTTTCCGGAATGTGCTTCACTAATAATTCCTGAGGAG GTTACCAAATTCGGGAGAGATGCAGTGCTTTATGTAGAGTCTCTTATTGAATCAATAATGGGGGGACTGGAGGGCCTAATAAATATTCTTGATTCAGAAGGCGGGTTTGGCGCTCTAGAATCTCAG CTTCTTCCAGAACAAGCTGCAGCTTATCTGAATAATGCATCAAGAATTTCTGCTCCTTCAATGAAATCCCCCAGAGTTGTAGGCGGGTTTACTTTACCCGGCCATGAGAGCTATCCTGAGAATAATAAGTCTATTAAGAT GTTGGAAGCTGCAATCCAAAGATTGACTAATCTGTGTTCAATTCTGAACGACATGGAGCCTATTTGTGTTATAAACCACGTATTTGTGCTAAGAGAG TACATGAGAGAATGCATTCTTGGGAACTTCAAGAGAAGATTTCTTACTGCACTGCAAACCGATAACGATCTTCAGCGGCCTTCTGTTTTGGAATCTCTTATCAGGCGGCATATGAGCATAGTTCACTTGGCAGAGCAGCACGTTAGCATGGACCTAACCCAAGGCATCAGAGAAATTTTACTCACTGAAGCCTTTTCAGGGCCTGTTTCGTCTTTGCACACATTTGAAAAACCTGCTGAACCACAGCAAAACACTGGATCTGCAGTTGAAGTTGTGTGCAACTGGTACATGGACAATATCATCAAGGATGTGTCTGGTGCAGGAATCCTCTTTGCTCCGAGGCACAAATACTTCAAAAGCACTAGACCAGTTGGAGGGTATTTTGCAGAGTCAGTCACCGACGTCAAGGAATTACAGGCGTTTGTTCGTATCTTCGGCGGCTATGGAGTAGACCGGCTGGATAGGATGATGAAAGTTCATACAGCTGCCCTAGTAAACTGCATAGAAACCTCTCTGAGGTCAAACCGGGAATTGATTGAGGCAGCTGCTGCAAGTATGCATTCTGGTGACAGAGTGGAGAGAGACGCATCCGTTAGGCAGATAGTGGATTTGGATACCGTGATAGGATTTTGTATTGAAGCTGGTCAAGCTTTGGCTTTTGATGAGCTCCTCGCTGAAGCCTCTGGAGCTGTTCTTGAAGACAATGCATCCTTGATACACTCGATGATCTCTGGCATCGTTGAACATATACCTGAAGAAATACCTGAAAAGAATGAAATCAGAAGGATCAAAGGTGTGGCAAATGGTGTTGGCGTAGCTGGAGATCATGACTCTGAATGGGTTAGATTAATCCTCGAAGAGGTAGGAGGTGCAAATGACAACTCATGGAGTTTGTTACCTTACTTTTTCGCCTCTTTTATGACCTCAAACGCCTGGAACACTACTGGCTTCAACATCGAGACTGGTGGATTCAGCAACAACATCCATTGCTTGGCTCGATGTATTAGCGCTGTCATTGCAGGAAGTGAGTATGTGAGGTTACAGCGTGAATACCTGCAGCAGCATCAGTCCCTCTCAAATGGTCATCACTCTAGTGAAAATCTGGACTCAGAGTTTCAACCCCGTGTAACCGCTGAAGCAAGCATTAAATCCGCAATGTTACTCTTTGTGAAATTCGCTGCATCCATTGTGCTAGATTCATGGAGCGAAGCCAACAG atCTCATCTTGTGGCTAAGCTTATCTTCCTAGACCAACTCTGCGAAATCTCACCATACCTCCCAAGAAGCTCCCTTGAATCACATGTCCCATACACAATCCTCAGGTCAATCTACACGCAATACTACTCCAACACACCATCCACACCGCTCGCGACAGCATCTCCATACCATTCTCCATCCGTATCACTCATCCACGCTTCTCCCTCTATGAAAAACCCCACGACTCCCCAGCGTGGTAGTGGTAGCGGCAGCAGTAGCTCCGCAGCTGCCCCGGATTCAGGGTACTTCAAAGGCTCATCATCTTCACTCTACGGTCAGGAACACTACATGGAACCGGAAACTGGAAACTCAAGGAACAatgagaacaacaacaacaacaaacaaagggGTAGTTCCCGTCGTTCAGGACCGCTGGATTACTCGAGTCATAAAGGAGGGTCAGGATCAAACAGCACAGGTCCTAGTCCACTTCCTAGGTTTGCTGTCTCAAGATCTGGTCCCATCTCATACAAACAGCATAACTAA
- the LOC104781912 gene encoding pentatricopeptide repeat-containing protein At2g35130-like → MLVAGNALNCLFIDPSCGFQRYLGTFGVTNFTGGTIKSCKQEGFVIDERGKLKRFSRKKLSRKRCGSLRGRGWKYGSGFVDGIFPVLSPIAQKILSFIQRETDPEKVADVLGTLPSTHASWDDLINVSVQLRLNKKWDSIILVCEWILRRSSFQPDVICFNLLIDAYGQKFRYKEAESLYVQLLESRCVPTEDTYALLVKAYCMAGLTEKAEAVLIEMQNHHVSPSTTVYNAYIEGLIKSKGNTEEAINVFQRMKRDPCKPTTETYNLMINLYGKASKSFMSWKLFCEMRSHQCKPNIITYTALLNAFAREGLCEKAEEIFEQLQEDGLEPDVYVYNALMEAYSRAGYPYGAAEIFSLMQHMGCEPDRASYNIMVDAYGRAGLHSDAEAVFEAMKRLGIAPTMKSHMLLLSAYSRARDVTKCEAIVKEMSENGVEPDTFVLNSMLNLYGRLGQFTKMEKILAEMENGPCTADISTYNILINIYGKAGFLERVEELFSELKKKNFRPDVVTWTSRIGAYSRKKLYVKCLEVFEEMIDSGCAPDGGTAKVLLSSCSSEDQVEQVTSVLRTMHKGVNVSSLVPKLMAKSLTVN, encoded by the exons AT GTTGGTAGCTGGAAACGCTTTGAATTGCTTATTCATTGATCCCAGCTGTGGCTTTCAGAGATACTTGGGTACTTTTGGAGTCACAAATTTCACTGGTGGGACTATTAAAAGCTGTAAGCAAGAGGGTTTTGTCATAGATGAACGTgggaaattaaaaagatttagTAGGAAGAAACTCTCCAGGAAACGAT GTGGCTCTTTGAGAGGGCGAGGATGGAAATATGGATCCGGGTTTGTTGATGGGATTTTTCCTGTTCTGAGTCCCATTGCTCAGAAGATTCTGAGCTTCATTCAGAGAGAAACTGATCCTGAAAAAGTAGCTGATGTCCTTGGAACTCTTCCTTCTACACATGCCTCATGGGATGATCTAATCAATGTTTCAGTGCAACTCCGTTTGAACAAAAAATGGGATTCCATAATCCTG GTGTGTGAGTGGATTTTAAGGAGGAGCTCCTTTCAGCCTGATGTGATCTGCTTCAATTTGCTTATAGATGCTTATGGACAGAAGTTCCGGTACAAGGAGGCGGAATCACTCTATGTACAACTTCTTGAATCCCGCTGCGTACCTACTGAAGACACATACGCACTTCTTGTAAAGGCATACTGTATGGCCGGGCTCACAGAGAAAGCTGAAGCTGTTTTAATTGAGATGCAAAATCATCATGTTTCTCCAA GTACTACTGTATACAATGCATATATTGAGGGGTTAATAAAGAGCAAAGGAAACACCGAAGaagcaatcaatgttttccAAAGGATGAAGCGTGATCCATGCAAACCAACCACTGAAACTTACAACCTGATGATAAATTTATACGGAAAG GCAAGTAAATCATTCATGTCCTGGAAATTGTTTTGTGAAATGAGAAGTCACCAATGTAAACCAAACATCATCACATACACAGCACTTTTGAATGCATTTGCTAGAGAAGGTCTTTGCGAGAAAGCCGAAGAAATATTTGAACAGCTTCAAGAAGATGGGCTTGAACCTGATGTCTATGTCTATAACGCTCTCATGGAGGCATATAG TCGTGCAGGTTATCCCTATGGTGCTGCTGAGATTTTCTCTCTAATGCAACATATGGGATGTGAACCAGACAGAGCTTCCTACAATATCATGGTTGATGCATATGGTAGAGCAGGTCTTCACTCAG ATGCAGAAGCTGTGTTTGAAGCAATGAAGAGGCTAGGCATAGCACCGACAATGAAGTCTCACATGCTGCTTCTATCAGCATACTCTAGAGCAAGAGACGTAACAAAATGTGAAGCCATTGTGAAAGAGATGAGTGAAAACGGAGTAGAACCGGACACATTTGTCCTAAACAGCATGCTCAACTTATACGGCCGGTTGGGGCAGTTCACCAAGATGGAAAAGATTTTAGCCGAGATGGAGAATGGTCCTTGCACTGCGGATATAAGCACATACAACATCTTGATCAATATCTACGGTAAAGCCGGGTTCTTGGAGAGAGTCGAAGAGCTTTTTAGCGagctcaagaagaagaatttcAGACCAGACGTTGTGACATGGACCTCGAGGATCGGAGCTTACTCGAGGAAGAAACTGTATGTGAAATGTCTGGAGGTCTTTGAGGAGATGATTGATTCGGGTTGTGCACCAGATGGAGGAACAGCTAAGGTTCTTCTTTCGTCTTGTTCTAGTGAGGATCAAGTGGAACAAGTTACTTCAGTGCTTAGAACAATGCATAAAGGTGTGAATGTGAGTTCTCTTGTCCCAAAGCTAATGGCTAAATCCTTAACtgtaaactga
- the LOC104784184 gene encoding uncharacterized protein LOC104784184: MAMQQAISIGKTRGGLSYRSLSCGKYKSLNHVDTLGKIKVLEAINVPSTQTEALTGAITSGLESVMEKVKADITKSQEYQSQSARVAEEVRKLQADIDKMRADRRCDHDINIHNKIEQGFNELKAEFKATKNEVVKVAIYTLASVAVAGSGMFCLMS; the protein is encoded by the exons ATGGCAATGCAGCAGGCGATTAGCATCGGAAAAACCCGAGGAGGTCTGAGTTATCGCTCCCTTTCTTGCGGGAAGTACAAATCTCTCAACCATGTCGACACATTAGGAAAGATTAAGGTTCTAGAGGCGATCAACGTACCCTCGACACAAACGGAGGCATTAACCGGCGCCATAACCAGTGGCTTGGAGTCGGTGATGGAGAAGGTGAAAGCCGACATCACCAAATCCCAG GAGTATCAATCACAATCAGCTCGTGTTGCAGAAGAGGTTCGAAAACTGCAAGCCGATATTGATAAGATGCGAGCCGATCGGAG GTGTGATCATGATATAAACATACACAACAAAATTGAGCAG GGTTTTAATGAGTTGAAAGCTGAGttcaaagcaacaaaaaatGAAGTCGTGAAGGTTGCTATATATACATTGGCTTCTGTGGCAGTAGCTGGGTCGGGCATGTTTTGCTTGATGTCATAG